In the genome of Terribacillus sp. FSL K6-0262, one region contains:
- a CDS encoding S9 family peptidase, giving the protein MAKRLMNPADILQHHWLSNLNLHPDGTIAFVDRSINEETDSYHTAITLIKRGSMETIPGEGFDTLPSWSPSDRLTFLRGKDKKAIWMLDDNGEPIQLIEFPESILSYRWSPDGSRLFFTAKVHADTKKEIHTNRNGHVFEQVYFKQEGTGLYSGSYTHLFLYDVKDKRTKQLTDGPFHAANAQWLPNGEQIAFTAGSLSGDDIYTRRNERIQDLYIIDIASGSIEKHSDSNLSIQKFTYKADEAAFILIANDQEFGSGTANRLYRLDAAGVPELLHTEDIHAGSASLNDAKFSDDYAAPLIHPASHAIYSLVTKQGQVHIHRFADDASFQVSTGDKDIYDMALSADGHRIVYAALTPTSLSEMYTLDLETMEEQQLTAYHTAYHASTWQSIPEEFWFSSFDGTKVQGWIMNPPVITDGKVPLVLQIHGGPHSAYTNMYSYEFQSLTAEGYAVLFVNPRGSVGYGQDFTNACRSDFGNGDYLDIMSGLDHALETYPHLDASRLGIAGGSYGGLMTNWIIGHTNRFKAAVSQRCISNWVSFYNSSDIGIAYAEGIVGGNVWEDTEKLWERSPISHVQTMETPLLLIHGEADLRCPVSQADELYMALKRWDKTTKLIRYPNSNHGLLKNGKPSYRIDLLEHVRKWMAQYL; this is encoded by the coding sequence ATGGCAAAACGTCTTATGAATCCCGCAGATATACTGCAGCATCACTGGCTTTCCAATTTGAATTTGCATCCTGATGGAACAATAGCTTTTGTGGACCGAAGCATAAATGAAGAAACGGACAGCTACCATACCGCCATTACATTAATCAAGCGTGGGTCGATGGAAACCATTCCCGGTGAAGGCTTCGATACGCTACCTTCCTGGTCACCAAGCGACAGACTCACCTTCCTTCGCGGCAAGGACAAAAAAGCAATCTGGATGCTAGATGACAACGGGGAACCCATACAGCTGATCGAATTCCCGGAATCCATCCTTTCCTATCGATGGTCCCCGGATGGCTCCCGTCTATTCTTCACAGCAAAGGTTCACGCTGACACCAAAAAAGAAATACATACAAACAGGAACGGCCATGTGTTTGAACAAGTGTATTTCAAGCAGGAAGGGACTGGCTTGTACAGCGGCAGCTATACCCACCTATTTTTATATGATGTAAAAGATAAACGGACAAAGCAGTTAACAGACGGACCATTCCATGCCGCAAATGCACAATGGCTGCCAAATGGCGAGCAGATAGCTTTTACAGCAGGCTCCCTGTCTGGAGATGATATATACACCAGGAGGAATGAACGGATACAGGACTTATACATAATCGATATTGCATCCGGCTCGATAGAGAAACATTCCGATTCCAACTTGAGCATTCAAAAATTCACCTATAAGGCTGATGAAGCAGCCTTTATCCTGATTGCCAACGACCAAGAATTCGGAAGCGGCACAGCAAACCGCCTTTATCGATTGGATGCGGCTGGTGTTCCGGAGCTGCTTCATACGGAGGACATACATGCAGGAAGCGCTTCACTTAATGATGCGAAGTTCTCCGACGACTACGCAGCACCACTGATACATCCTGCCAGTCACGCTATTTATTCACTTGTCACCAAGCAAGGGCAGGTCCATATCCATCGTTTTGCAGACGATGCCTCGTTCCAAGTAAGCACTGGCGACAAGGACATTTACGATATGGCCCTGAGTGCGGATGGCCACCGCATCGTGTATGCAGCCCTGACCCCGACTAGTCTTAGCGAGATGTATACTTTGGATCTTGAAACGATGGAAGAGCAGCAGCTGACGGCCTATCATACTGCTTATCATGCCAGCACATGGCAAAGCATCCCTGAGGAATTCTGGTTCTCTTCCTTCGACGGAACAAAAGTCCAAGGGTGGATCATGAATCCTCCAGTGATAACGGATGGAAAGGTGCCGCTTGTCCTGCAGATCCATGGCGGTCCTCATTCTGCTTACACCAATATGTACAGCTATGAGTTTCAATCGCTCACTGCCGAAGGGTATGCCGTCCTATTTGTAAACCCTCGGGGAAGCGTCGGATACGGACAAGATTTCACCAATGCGTGCCGGAGCGATTTCGGGAACGGAGATTATCTGGATATAATGAGCGGACTGGATCATGCCCTTGAAACATATCCGCATCTGGATGCATCACGGCTTGGCATAGCCGGAGGCAGCTACGGCGGACTGATGACGAACTGGATAATCGGGCACACAAACCGTTTCAAGGCAGCAGTATCCCAGCGCTGCATCTCGAATTGGGTGTCTTTCTACAATTCAAGTGATATCGGCATAGCTTATGCGGAAGGGATTGTCGGGGGGAATGTTTGGGAGGATACCGAAAAATTATGGGAGCGCTCCCCGATTTCGCATGTACAGACAATGGAGACACCGCTGCTTCTCATTCACGGGGAAGCTGATTTGCGCTGTCCAGTCAGCCAAGCCGATGAGCTGTACATGGCATTGAAGCGATGGGATAAAACAACGAAATTGATCAGATATCCAAACTCCAACCACGGTCTGCTGAAAAATGGCAAACCATCCTATCGAATCGATTTGCTGGAGCATGTCAGGAAATGGATGGCACAATATTTATAA